The window GCCCGAAAACATCAACGCCAGCGCAATACGGAGGGACGCCGCCATGCCGCTCGCGGTTACTGCACCCTCAAGTGACCGCCAGAATTGAGCATAATTATTCGCAACGAGTTTCAACAACTTCTGATCTATGTCTCGTAATCTCGCGGTCATGGAAAACCGCAAAGTACGCCGGCGCCGCGTCTTCATAGCCGCATTGATCCAATTCCCCGGTGGCACCTTCAGTTGCGTGGTGCGTGATCTCTCCGAGACCGGGGCCCTCTTGGAGGTACCAAGTCAGCTTGGTATTCCGCACGAATTCAGCCTAAGAATTCCGACGGCGGAATTGGACCGGCCATGTCGAGCTGTGTGGCGCTCGGCGAAGGGGATCGGGATCGCTTTTATATCCGGCGAGATAGTTCTGTCGCAAACGCAAATCTGACCTTCTCGCGCGGCTGAAGCATGCAAGTACAATGCGCCTTAGGGGAAGAAGTAGTCAGCTCAGGTGCCTTCTGGCCATTCGATCGGCGAGCATTGCAGTTGCAGTCCGCGGCGCTCGATCTCTTGGCGCAGTTCCTCTGCGCGCACTTTCGCCGGTGCGCCCATCAAACGAAAGCCAGACCTCGCATCGGCACGGACCTGAGTGCGGATGCTCTCGTACATCTGGAGGATGTACTGGTCGGAAAGATTTTCAAACGACATGTTCGCACAATCCTTGAAAAGAAAGGGTGGACCGCCAGAGTTCTCGCGTCGCTGGCGGCCCATACCGGACAATTGAAATCGTGGTCCTTGGGGATCGACTTGGGGGGTAAGACCAGCCGTGTCCGGCGCGACAAGCAGTAGCGGCGCGCGCGACCGGTCTCAAGTCGACTTTCGGATTAACCTCACTTCTCAAGGTTACGGGCGAAAGGGCGGCCATGGACCGCGTCACCGCTCTGGTCGCGCTCGCCCGTCTGAAACTGCGGCTGGAGCTGCTGCCAGCGCAATCCGCAACTGTTGGAGGCTATCGACATGAACCGCACATTAAGCGGCCGTTCGAGCTGGCAGGCTTTCCCGGCGGGCTGACCCGCGCCGAAAAAACCGAGAGCGATCTCGCCGTCAGGGCGCGCGCACTATGACACGGTGCTGGCCGACATCGACGACCAGCACGCATTGCTGAAAACCCATGTCGGCTCGCTCGAGGTCGCCCGCGCCGCGCTCGACCAGGTCATCGACCGCATTACCGCGACCTATGGCGACCCAAATGATGGCTCAAGCGAGCAGGGGCGGCTCGTCCGAGGTCGCCAGGTATTGACGGGAAGCCCGCCTAGAGGCCGCCGGCGGCCGGGGCGTTTCTTGGGGAATCGCTGGGTCGGCGGACTTTCGGGCGGGACTGGGAGCCGCGCGAGAAAAGCTTAGTGAACCGCTACGTGCCAGGCAATTTTGGCAGGTAGACCGTGATCCAGGCCAAGGCCTTCGGCACTCATCGCCGCATGCTGGCCGAGCTCCGCGAGACCCTCACGGTGCGCGGCTACAACGGCGCGCGCGAGCCGCGCGCCGGCGGCCGAGCCCGTCGCGCTGGCGCGCGTCGTGGGTACCCCGCGGGGGACATCGTGCGGTCAAGCAGGGCGACCGCAAGGTGATCCCGCTCAACGATCCCGCGGCCGTGGTGCCCACGCTGACGATCCAGAACGTGAATCTCGACTGGTATTTGACTGTCAGCGTGCCGGCGAATCCCAGCCCGTAGCCGTCTTATTCTCCGTCGGCACCGACATACTGACGCGAAGTCGTCGAATCCAATCGCTTCGAGCTCACGCCGACATTGGTTGAAGCGCCGGCCCAACGGAATCAAACTGATTTATGCGGCTAGCTGTCATGATCATTCTCGCCACCGAACTCGCCGCTTCTTCGCCTGAAGACGACGTAACCGGGTCGACAAACGCTAACGCTGTAAAGTTATACTCTGTGTTTGATCCGAAGCATTTGATCAATGTGTCAATGCCTGCATCAAGTGCGACCACGGGTGATGAACGACGTGCTCGGCGTCTTGCCGTTTGAAGGGAGCCCGCTAGAAACTTTGGTTCATTTTTCGGCCAACCGCGCGGACTCCATTAGCTACCGCCGCGATGCCCGTGATCAGTTTCATCAGGACAACGGCCTCTGCGGCCGACTTGACGGGGTGGCCATATTGCTGGCGCGTTTCGCGGCAGGGGCACATAGGCAGCTGGGCCAGAGGCAACTGCGCGCGTGAACCTCAGGGGGGCTCGTCAGCGGCCAGTCGCGCAACGCTAGCCGCGCGGTCCAGACACTCAGTGAGCAACTTCATACAAGTTGGCTCGACTGGCGTGTTAACCGACTCGCAGATTTTCAGCTGACGACTTGCCGCGGTTGTCGCGTTCCTCATAGCTGACCTTAGCGCCTTCGTTGAGTGTGCTGAGACCAGCTTTCTCGACTGCCGAGATATGAACGAAGACGTCTTTACCGCCATTGTCGGGCTGTATGAACCCGTAGCCCTTCGTCGGATTGAACCACTTCACAGTACCTACGGCCACCGAACGCTCCCTGAATATAAAAGGCGATGAGATCCTAGTTCGTCGGAATAGGGCAATGCAAGGGCGGACCCGGTCGGAAAGGACGCGCAGTGGCTCTTTGGGAGATACGGAGATGCTTCAAGGCATTCGATGAAATTCGACAACCCGCCTCTTGATCGAAACCCTCGCCCGCAAGCCTGCATGCAGCCATGCTCTAGCTTGGCTGTGCGCCAGTTTCAGCGAGATCTCATTGCTCCACCAGGCGGTAAATCTGTATGCTGATGCTGGGAGCTCTCGCCCAAGGATCGCTTCTATCTCGGAAAAGGTGAGGCGGATGACCTGGCGGCTATCGCTCAGCAGGCTCTGGCGCAAAGGATCGTAGACCGACTTCCGAATGATTATGCCTCCGCCCGAGGGATGGCGAGCCTAGCCTCATGTTAGGACTGCGGGAAGGGCGCCCGGAGAGGGATCTTGTGGGGAGCGGACCTCTCTTTCGGAAGGTTACTACCCTCGGCTTCTGGCCCGACGCCGTGAGCGGCTGAAGCAAGCCACACGACCTATTTTCAGGAATACCCGCAAAGGGCCACCGCGACCCGCTGGTGAGCGATTCCCAGGCACGGCGGCGCAGTGACCGCCAGCGAGCGAGAGGTGGCCATTTGGTCGCGGCTCCACGAGCCCGTGACCGACAGCACCCGTCCGTGGGTGAGCGGTACCGGTGGTGGTCAGCTGGGCTATAACTATCAGTTCAGCAGGAACCGGGTCTTCGGTGTTGAGGACGACATCGGTGCTGCTAACATCCACGGCTCCCGGACTGTCGGCACCAAAGCATTCGGCGCCGGCATGACCTCGGCTTACTTCGTCGCCGAGGACAAGCCGAACTGGGTCGCCACTGCAACCGGTCGCCTCGGCTCTGCGTGGGGCCGTACGCTCCGGTACGTCAAGGGCGGCGCTGCCTTCTGACAGGCAAGCCCAACGGCAGGCTGAGCGTTACGACCAAGGCCGCGCTTGGCCATTATTTCACGATCGGAGGCCAGCCGATCGAGCCCGACAAGATCAGCCTGACCCAGACACGGGTGGGAGAGCTCACAAAGCATAGTACCCGGGTCTTCCCCATCCAATGCAAGAGCGACGAAACCTTAAAGGGCCATTCGTGCGTAGCAAACGAGAAGCCGGGTGCGGCTGCGGCAACGTCGCGCAAAAGCGATGACGACGAAAAGCCCCGCCGCAAGCCATCGACCCGCGAGGCGGATCGCGACCCGGTCAAGCGCGCGAAGATCGAAAACGTTGCGCCCCGTGCCCGGCAGCAAGCCGTCGCACGTCCGAGCATACGTCAGCGGTGGTAGCGGTCATAGCACGATGATCGGCGTTGGATTTTGAGACGACCGAAGCCGGCCGAGTCAAGGGGGGCTTTGATGGAGCAATAAGGAGTGGACATGAAGCGGCTTTACTCGCTGGCGCTTGCTGCAGCGGTCTCTGCGCCGTTCGTGATGATTGCCATTGCACCGGCCGATGCGGATCACGGAACGCAGGTCACCGGTGCAAGCTCCTTCACATCGCGCCACCTGCCTGCATCCCCGCCGGGCGGTGACTGGACACATGATCCCCATAACCCGTATTGCCGCAGTACCTACGGGCGCCGTCTGTGGCGGCCCCCGGTGTGGTCGTGATTTCGTGGCTGATGCTCGGGATCGGCTTCTGATTTGCAGTAGTCAATGGTGCTCGGCGCGCCCGAAGAATCCGCCCAATTCAAGCTAGCGGGACCTCTGGGGTCACAGCTTGGTTCGCTATTGCGGACTTCAGGCTTGATCCCGTTCTGCTGGTCGAACCTCCTGACCAAGGATTGAATGTAGCGCGGATCATCCGAACGAAGCTGCTCAAATAAACGAAGGTCGTACGCGGTGAATTCCACTAGGGATTCGTCAATCGTGCCTCCTTATCCTGCCCATATCTAGGTTGCTGTAGCGGGAAAAGTGGTAATCCCAAAAGGCCGCTTGAAAAGATCGGTGCGTGATGCAGCGCCAATATAGAGAAAGCCCCACCTGGGGGAAGCGGGGCTTCTGGTGGGGGGAAGCTTAGGGAGGCTTCTACCATAAAGACGCTCGATCGGGGACAAGGTCCAAAGCTAAAAAACGAACCACGCCAATACCGCGATGATCGGGACCATTGCACTCCGAAATGCTTGCAGGTGGCGCTACTGATCGGCCCCGCACGCGCTGAACGACTATTGACGATAAGTCAGTCATCGAAGCCGGCTGTGCCAACAGCCAATCGACGCCTGGCGTAGCGATACGCTCATTGCGCTTCTCAGCCCATGCCCGACGTCGTTCATGACATCTGATGATTAGCGAAGAACATGAAGCGGTTTATTCACCGCGTGCGTCCCACCCATCCGCTTCGTAGTCGGGCTAAGGCATCTTTGGCGGCACTGGTACCAAAGCACCGCAACGCCGTAAATTTCCGGTGGCCGGGAGGAGCTGGGGATGTCGATCGTGGCAACCACAACCTTGAAACAGCGATTAAGTCCTTTGAAGGGCAGAAATGCTGTGCAACATTATCACGTTTTTATGATTTTTTAACTTTTTTGCGGGGCCCGTCGTGAATTACAGCGGCAAGTTTTCTTCCAATGCATTGCACGGGGACGCTGCTCACCTTGCGTTTGACGGGGCTGAGACGACCACCGTCAAGGCCGTTCAAGTCCTAGACGCCCACCTCCTATTCTCAGGCGAGTACCAGCGGCTCGGCTCCGATCTCATCATCTCGGATCCATCAAGCCGAGTCGTAATCACAGACTATTTCAAAGGGAATGGTCATGCTCGCCCGCTGCTCGTGTCCCAGGATGGCGCGCCTCTTGGGTCTGCGATCGTAGACGCCCTGACCGGCTACACAACTTATGCTCAGGCCGACCCGCAGAGCACCGCAGGTAAGGTGGTCGGGCACGTCGTTAAGATGACCGGCAGTGCGAGTATCGTTCGCAACGGTGTCACTATTATCGCAAACACGGGCGACGTAATCTATCAAAATGATGTTGTGCAAACCGGCAGCAACTCGACCATTGGCCTGGTGCTCGACGATGGTTCCACATTCAACCTGTCAGCTAACGCGAGATTCTTACTCGGTGATCTTACATATGATCCGGGTAGCACATCGAACAGCGCATTTTTGACGCTAATACAAGGCGCCGCCAGCTTCGTGGCCGGACAAGTCGCCAAAACCGGTGATATGCGGGTGGCAACGCCGGTAGCCTCAATCGGTATCCGAGGGACAGCGGTCAATCTTGAAATTTCTTCGGCGGATGGGAAGACGGTATCGATCTCGGTCATTGATCAGCGCGATAATTCCGTGCACGCCGTTGAGGTCTTCAATAACGCTGGCGTATTGATTGGTACGGTGACGAGTAATGGCACGTCGCTCACCCTCACTCCCACCGCAACGTTCGAGGTGATCGCGCAGCAGGTTGACAAGACGGCTGATCAGGTCGCGAGAGAATTCAACGCTTTTCAGCAAGTTCTGAGCACCTACGACGCAGCTAAGCAGATCCTTCCGAACCTGCCCGAACACACTGATAATGGCGACCATCAAAACGATAATAATGCTAGTCCGAACAGTACAAAGTTTGCCGGAAGCCCGCCGCTCAATCCTCCGGGCACCGAATACCACTCACCCGCGGGAACGAACACCACTCATACGGCGAGTGGCGAAACGCCAGTAACCACGGTCCAAGTCACCATAGGAACGCTTACGCCAGCCGAAAAGTCGACCACATCTGGCGTCGACGTCGCGCCTTCCGTAATCCAGGTAAAGCTTACCTCACTTCCGTTTGTGATCACTCCTCCTTACGTCAACGTTATCGCTTCAGGGCCCGGGCATCACAGCGGGCCTGTCATGAGTGCGAACGGCGACGTCGTGTATGATCCCGATGGCGCGATTTACTTTTACGACCGAGCAGCAAACAGCACGACGACAATTGCCTCGCCTGCGGGGGGGTGGATATACGGTTCACCCACGATCAGTTCTGATGGCCGCTATATCCTCTACGAAGGTTCAAACGGCAGCCGCAGCTACGTCTTTGTCTACGGAACAGATCCTTCGGATTCGACCCACTATCATGTTCAGACACAGATCGCTCTTGGTCAGGCCCCCGCTGTTAGCGGCGACGGCAGTACGATCCTTGCCCGACAAGCAGATGGCGACATCGCAATATATGGTCTGCAGGGTAATCTGAAGGGCACAATCACGGCCGCGGCGGTTGGTAGCTCTGGTGCGGTCTGGACACCTGCCATCAGCGCCGATGGTCATTTGATTGTTTTCTGGAATTCCGATTCAAATGCGATTGGCGGCTCAGGTCACCTCTTTTGTTTCGATCTTTCAACGGGGGAGTTTAGCCACCTCGCCGATACTTCCGTGGGTGCGGGTGCGAGCCTTCCTACCTTGAGTGCCGATGGGCGCCTGATCGCCTATCAGAGCGTAGACGCAACAGGCCATTCTGAAATTTATTTGTATGATCTAGAAAGCAACGCCGTTCTCTTTCACACTGCTGACGCTTCAAGCAGCTTCAACCCGGTCCTGAGTCCGGATGGGAATTTTATAGTATTTACAAGCGACGCGAAGCTGTCCGCCGCTGACAACAATGCAGTCGCGGATGTCTATATCGTCGATGTCACATCGCCTGCCGACCCCGTTTACAAGCTTGTTTCTGAGGGGGTGGGCGTCACATCAAAGGGCGGCGTGGCCATCAGCGCCGGTGGGCAATACGTCGCATTTGCTGGCGACAGCGGTATATTTCTTGCAGACCCGACTTTGAGACATAGTGCGGTCATAACCGAGACAATCAACTCTTCAAGCGTGCTGCAAGCGAGCGGCCTGATACCAATTACGGGTACCTACGCGGATGTCGTCATCAGCACTGCAGATCAGTTCGGAAATGCAGATCCGAATTTCACAGCGAAGTTCGACGCTGTCGGAAATATCAGCTGGGCGTTCAGTGAAGAAAAAAGCCATTTCGACGCGCTGCCCTATGGTCGAGATGCCACTCAGAAATTCGTCATAACGCTTTCCGCTGATGACGGGGTGGTGACTATCCCGGTGTATGTGACCGTGCACAATGGTGTGCAGCCAAACATTAACGTTGTCGACTTTAAGCCCGTTGCGACCCCCGTAACTCTGCAGGATGGCCAGCAAGACGCGTCGTATACGGTCACGTCGGCCGCGTTGCTCAAGGGTGTGGTCGACGTTGACGGCCCCTCGTTATCGATTTCCTATCTCTCGATTCGAGACGGCGGGGGCAGTCTGGACCAAGTTGATAACCAGACCTGGAGATACACGCCGGATCCGGGGTTTAGCGGCCGTGTCATCTTCAACTACGACGTCACGGACTCCATCAAGAGCGCTGCTTCGATTGCCAGCCTCGATATTGCATTGCCATTATCCCTTGTTTCGATCGCTCCAGATACGGAGCTGAATGGAGATTTTGTTACGAGCAGCCAGAATTTGACTGTTCTTGGAACAAACGGCGCGATTTTCTTCGGAGAACGGATTCAGATAAGTAGCGATGGTGGTGTCAACTGGAGCGACGTCGCTCAGACTACTGCTTCGACCTGGAGTTTTGTTGATCCACTGCCGCACGGTACGAGCTTTACTTATGACGTCCGCGTCCTAGATTCGGCCGATGTGGTGATCAACTCGACGAGCCGAGTGGTCACAATTGACACCATAGCGCCTATCGAGGCGCTGGCGATCACTGCGATCACCCAGGACACCGGCACGGCCGGTGACTTCATCACCAGCGACACGTCGCTGACGGTCTCCGGCAGCAATGGCGCGCTGGCCTCCGGCGAGAAGATCCAGGTCTCGAGCGACGGCGGCGTCACATGGGCCGACGTCACCCAGTCGACGGCCACGAGCTGGAGCTATCTCGACCCGGCGACCCATGCGACCAGCTTCAGCTACCAGACCCGGATCGTCGACACCGCCGGCAATGTCGGGACCACCGCCAGCCAGGCGGTGACGATCGACACGAGCGCGCCCACCATTACGATCTCCAATGCCGGCGGGTCCACCAACCAGGCGAACCAGACCATCACCGGCACGGTTGATGTGGCTGATGCCGGGGCCACCGTCACCGTCTATGACGGCATCACGCCGGTGAAGACGGCCATCGTCCAGGGTGACGGCAGCTGGAGCGCACTCGTCACGCTTGGCAATGGCAGCAACTCGCTGACGGCCAAGGTGAGCGATGTTGCCGGCAACACGACGACCAGCAACGCCGTTGTCTACACGCTGAGCACGACCGGCCCGGCGGTGACAGAGCATCTGACCTCCGATACCGGCTCTTCGGCGCTTGACCAGATCACCTCTAACCCTGCGCTGAGCGGCACCGGCCTGGCCAACACGACGGTGCACTTCACTATCGATGGCACCTTGATCGCCACCACCAGTTTGGCGGATGGGAGCGGGAACTGGTCGTTCACACCGAGCGGTCTCGCTGATGGACTGCACACCATCGTGGCAAGCCAGACGGACACGTTTGGCAATACGGGCAGCGCCTCGCTGACCTTGACGCTCGACACCACCGCTCCGACCGAGGCGCTGGCGATCACGGCGATCAATCAGGACACCGGCACGGCCGGTGACTTCATCACCAGCGACACGTCGCTGACGGTCTCCGGCAGCAATGGCGCGCTGGCCTCCGGCGAGAAGATCCAGGTCTCGAGCGACGGCGGCGTCACATGGGCCGACGTCACCCAGTCGACAGCCACGAGCTGGAGCTATCTCGACCCGGCGACCCATGCGACCAGCTTCAGCTACCAGACCCGGATCGTCGACACCGCCGGCAATGTCGGGACCACCGCCAGCCAGGCGGTGACGATCGATACGAGCGCGCCCTCCGAGGCGCTGGCGATCACGGCGATCAACCAGGATACCGGCACGGCCGGTGACTTCATCACCAGCGACACGTCGCTGACGGTCTCCGGCAGCAATGGCGCGCTGGCCTCCGGCGAGAAGATCCAGGTCTCGAGCGACGGCGGCGTCACATGGGCCGACGTCACCCAGTCGACAGCGACGAGCTGGAGCTATCTCGACCCGGCGACCCATGCGACCAGCTTCAGCTACCAGACCCGGATCGTCGACACCGCCGGCAATGTCGGGACCACCGCCAGCCAGGCGGTGACGATCGATACGAGCGCGCCCTCCATTACGATCTCCAATGCCGGCGGGTCCACCAATCAGGCGAACCAGACCATCACCGGCACGGTTGATGTGGCTGATGCCGGGGCCACCGTCACCGTCTATGACGGCATCACGCCGGTGAAGACGGCCATCGTCCAGGGTGACGGCAGCTGGAGCGCACTCGTCACGCTTGGCAATGGCAGCAACTCGCTGACGGCCAAGGTGAGCGATGTTGCCGGCAACACGACGACCAGCAACGCCGTTGTCTACACGCTGAGCACGACCGGCCCGGCGGTGACAGAGCATCTGACCTCCGATACCGGCTCTTCGGCGCTTGACCAGATCACCTCTAACCCTGCGCTGAGCGGCACCGGCCTGGCCAACACGACAGTCCACTTCACCATCGATGGTACACCCGTCGGTGCAACCACGGTCGCAGATGCTTTGGGGAACTGGTCGCTTACGCCAACCGGCTTGGCTAACGGTCAGCACACCATCGTGGCAAGCCAGACGGACACGTTTGGCAATACGGGCAGCGCCTCGCTGACCTTGACGCTCGACACCACCGCTCCGACCGAGGCGCTTGCGATCACTGCGATCACCCAGGACACCGGCACGGCCGGTGACTTCATCACCAGCGACACGTCGCTGACGGTCTCCGGCAGCAATGGCGCGCTGGCCTCCGGCGAGAAGATCCAGGTCTCGAGCGACGGCGGCGTCACATGGGCCGACGTCACCCAGTCGACAGCGACGAGCTGGAGCTATCTCGACCCGGCGACCCATGCGACCAGCTTCAGCTACCAGACCCGGATCATCGACACTGCCGGCAATGTCGGGACCACCGCCAGCCAGGCGGTGACGATCGATATCAACGCTCCGTCCGCTCCGGTGATCAGTACGGTCACGGACGATGTATCGCCGCTGACGGGTTCAGTTGCCGAAAACGGCTTCTCGAATGACCCGACACTGACGGTGGCAGGTACTGCGGAAGCCGGCAGTACGGTGACACTGTACGATACCGACGGCGCGACAGTCCTCGGCACGGGCATTGCGGTCGGCGGCAGCTATTCAATTGCGACAGCGAGCTTGAGTCAGGGCAGCCATACGCTGACGGCCAAGGCAACCGATGTGGCGGGGAATACGGGTGTAGCGTCAAGTGCATTTCATGTCACGGTGGACACGTTGGCGCCAGCGGACATCATTTTGTCAAACGCGAGTGTCGCAGAAAATAGCACGACAGGAACGGTGGTCGGTTCCCTATCTGAAATTGATCCCGGTGGTACCGGAACAGCGATCTTTTCGCTGTTGGACAATGCCGGTGGCCTGTTCGCAATCAGCAATGGCAATTTGTTGGTCGCCGGGATCCTAGATTACGAGACGGCCCAATCGCACCAGGTCACCGTGCGAGTTACCGATGCGGCCGGCAATTTCTTCGACAAGGATCTCAAGGTAGCTGTTCTCGACGTGGCTGGTATCACGCTGACTGGCGACGCTGGTGCCAACGTTCTTATAGGTACAATTGAGGCCGATAGTATTTTCGGGCTTGCCGGGAATGATCGGCTACAGGGGCTTGGGGGTAACGACAGTCTGGACGGTGGGGACGGGTTTGATCGCGCAGTCTATACGGACGCGACCGGCTCGATCACCGTCAACCTCGCGGCCGGCACGGCCAGTGGAGCCGGGGTCGGCAGCGATACGCTCATCAGCATTGAAGCCGCCGTGGGCGGGGATTTTGCCGACACGTTCGATGCGACCGGCTTTACGGGATCGAGCGCACAGCCCGGTGTGGCCTTGGGCCAAAGCGCTTTTGAGGGCCGGGGCGGCGACGACGTGATCACCGGCCGCATCAACGATCTGGGTCAATCGTTGACGCGGGTTGAGTATCTCGGCGCCTCGGCTGCGGTGACGGTCGATCTTGCCGCCCGCACCGGGCAGGGCACGGCGGCCGGCGATGTGGCCAATGTCGGCCACGACACGTTTACCAACGCCTTGCAGGGCGTGTTTGGGTCGGCCTACGGCGATACGATCTACGGCAGCAACAACGCCAGTTTCACGTATGAGGTCTTTGAAGGCCGCGGCGGCGACGACTATATCGACGGCCGTGGCGGGTATGACATGGTCGCCTACAATAACGACGTGACGACCACGTCGGGTATCACGATCAATCTTGCCGCTGGAACCGTTGTTGGCGATTCCACCATTGGCACGGACACGCTCCGTGACGTAGAGGCGGTGCGGGGCACCAACTTCCACGATGTCTTTGACGCGACCGGTTATGGCCTTGCCGGCGCCCTGAACGTCTCTTCGACCAACGGCACCTTCAACGATTTCGCAGGCGCCGGCGGCAACGATACGATCATCGGCAACGGCAACACGCGCCTTAATTACTCGAGCGCGCAAGCCGCCGTTACGGTTGACCTTCAGATCACCGTCGGCACGGCCCTCACAGTGGCCGGCAGTGCCACCGGCGCGACCGAGGGCACCGATACCTTCACCGGTGTCAACGCCGTTCAAGGCTCCATTTTCGCCGACACGCTGCTGGGCAGCAGTTATAACAATACGTTCACGGCCCTGGGGGGAGACGACTACATCGACGGCCGCGACGGGTTCGATACGTCAAGTTATAACAACCTGAACACGGTGACGGGCGGGGTTGCCGTCCACATGGCGGCTGGCACGGTGATTGGCGACGCCTCGAGCGGCACCGATACGCTGCGCAATATCGAGGGGGTTCAGGGCACCGGCTATGCCGATACCTATGATGCCACCGGCTATGGACTGGCAGGCGCACTAAACGTCTCGACCAGCAACGGCAGCTTCAACCAGTTCGAGGGTCTTGGCG of the Bradyrhizobium sp. WSM1417 genome contains:
- a CDS encoding outer membrane protein, with translation MTDSTRPWVSGTGGGQLGYNYQFSRNRVFGVEDDIGAANIHGSRTVGTKAFGAGMTSAYFVAEDKPNWVATATGRLGSAWGRTLRYVKGGAAF
- a CDS encoding cold-shock protein, which translates into the protein MAVGTVKWFNPTKGYGFIQPDNGGKDVFVHISAVEKAGLSTLNEGAKVSYEERDNRGKSSAENLRVG
- a CDS encoding PilZ domain-containing protein, with product MENRKVRRRRVFIAALIQFPGGTFSCVVRDLSETGALLEVPSQLGIPHEFSLRIPTAELDRPCRAVWRSAKGIGIAFISGEIVLSQTQI